AAAGGTACCCAAAGGAGCTGTTGCATGCGCAGGAATATCGACCTTCAATTCCTGTGATTTGATCGGTTTGTACGCATCCGTCGTCAACGAAATTTTCAAGGTTGCCTTCAGTGATTTTTTACCTCTATTTTCTATCGTTGGCGCTATAGCGATACTATCTTTGCCCAGGAAAATATAATCGTCATCCTGGACATTGACTTTCAGCTTCAGTTTATCCACTGTTGAGGCCGGTTGTACCTGCATAACCGCTGCATTTAAGAAGCCGCCATTGGCACTCCAACCATCAAAAAATTTGATAGCAATCACATTTTCACCGGTAAGGTCAAGCACTTCCAAGGGGACGAAATACCGGCGTTCATGATCAAAGTAGCCAGCGAAATTATGTGGAAATGCTCCCGTTTTACCAACTAAATGACCATTGACATACACTTCCTCACAGGCGGCAAATTTACCGAGATCAATTTGGACACCTTCAGCCTCGACAATTTTTTGCTGCATTTGGGCAGGAAAAGCCAGTTGCTTGCGATACCAGCCAAAGCCCTGTTCCAACAATTTCCCCTGTTCTTTGAGCGGTTTGTTGGATACGACCGTTGCCCAGTGTTTATCCCGGTAATCTTTCGTGTTCCAGCTGCTGTCCCTTCCCTCACCGGCATGAAACCTCCAATCGGTATCAAAATCATGTGTTGCGCTATTTTTAGGCTGCATCTGTGCGTGACATTCTAGTAGGAATGCTGCTCCGCACAGCGACATTAACAGGGCAGTTTTTATAAAGTTGCTCATTTATTGATCGTTTTTAAATCTTGTCTCACCATTTTTCCCCAAGGCTTGAGCTGCTTGTCAGACCAGCCATTTGCCGGCACCTGCTGATCCGCAATCATGGAGCAGCTTTCATTTTTATCAGCGATAGACCAGGCTATCCAGCTGATTTGATGCTGAGCCATCCATTCCTTCCAGATTGTCCATTCCTTTTGATCTATCGGTCCGTCACCATCGGCATTCATCCCTGCACATTCCGACACAAAAATCGGAATACCTTTGGCCAGGGCATAATCAGCACGGTCACGTAGAAACTGCTTATGTGTACCTGCATAGAAGTGTACTGTATACATCAGGTTGCTGAATCCTTCGATAGGGTTATCAGCGACCAAGTGTATATCCTGATCCCAATTGGGGCATCCGACCAAAATGATATTATCTGGGTCTATGGCCCTAATAACGGGGATCACTTCCTTTGCATAGGCTTGAATTTCCTCCCAGCTTGTCTCCATGGGTTCATTGAATATCTCATAGATGACATTTGGATAACGCCCGTACTTGTTCGCTACAGTGCGAAAGAATTCCTTTGCCTGCTGCGTATGCAGATGGTGTGCATGCCAATCCACAATCACATATACGCCCGCTGCTATTGCCGCATCGACCACGGCATATAATTGCTTGAGCGCTGCCTCAGGATTTTGTAAGTAAGCCTGGTCAGGCTCTACACCGATAGCAGCACGGACCACCTGAACATTCCAGTCTTTTTTAAGCCAATTGATGGTCTCGGCAGTATAAAAGCGCGGCCACCAGTTGTGCCAGCCCAGGCTGACACCATGAAGAGCCAGCGTATCGGCGTGCGCATCGACAAGCGCTGTACCCGATACACGGAGCTGACCGTGCCTGGCGACAACTGTTTTGGAATTAGGCTTGGGGTTGATCCATGCAGATCGACAGGCCACCGTCAGCAACATAGTTACCATCAGTATGCAGTATACATATCTTTTCAACTGAGCTCCTATTTTTTAACGATCCTGAAATTGCACACGCTGAAGTCGTCATTGACATCGACCGTAGGTTGGTAAGAGAAAACAAAGGTATTCCAACCCGTTTTCAGATAGGTCCCATTACCCTGGGAGGCATCTTTATAAAACTCTGTCAAATCAACGCGCATCGTCTTCCATTGGCCATACGTATTCAGGGCACCATTCTCGGCAGGATTGTAACGTGTCTCCTGTCTGTCGCCGCCCAATATAAAATTCCCCTGGCTAATCGAAGCCGTACTTTTGGTGTTGATTTCAAATTTGACATAGTAATCTTTGGGATTGGCCAATACCGCAGCTTCATTCAAATCAAAACCTGACCAGAAAATACCGTTCCAGGACCAGGCACCAAAAGATTGACGGATCCGCAAAAAGCGATCAAAGCCGGGCAAAATGGCGGGGTCACCGCTTGCTTTTCCATCGGTTACGTAGGCGGACAAAGATTTGATATCCAGCATGGAAATTCCTTTCTCTCTAAATTTTACTTGTCTCGGTACCTCAATCAGTGGGCTGGAAAACGATAGCGTTGCACCATCGGCCGTGCTGGAAGGAAAAATAAAATAGACAGAGTCAGCGACACTGCGAAGAGGTTTGATTTCAGTGTTATTAAGTAAGAATTTTCCCTCCAATGCATCCAATTTATAGAGATCCAAATATTTCCCCACGAGAATGGCCGTATCTCCAGCAGCAACAAACTCATTGTATAGCCCTTCAATCACCAAATTGGGAATTTTCACTTCAAAAGGAAATTCCGTAATTCCTTTTGCTGTCTCCACAGTGATTTTATTATTTACTTCAGTCGGAACGATACGCGGTATAGGTAATGTAATACGGGATCTGACAGCATAGACCGTCGCTAGGTCCACCGCTACATCGTTTAATTTTATAGACTTAAGCTCAGCAAGATTATTACCCTGTAAGACGATCATATCTGTAAGCGCTGCATTGGTAATTGTCGCATTGAGATCTGCTGCTGTTGAGACTTTTTCGATAACAGGTGGGCCATCTGAGCTCAACTGATCGTCGTAGCCGTCGTTGTAGTTAACAATATCCTTCTGGCAGGAGATCATTCCTATGGAAAGGCAACCTGACAATATGCTAAATAATATGGATTGATTTAATAATTTCATGGTTATTCAAATTTAGGTTTACGTTAGTTCCAACCGGGATTATTTGAAGTGATTGTGGTATTGACGCCCACTTCAGAATTGGGGATTGGGTAAAGCAAATGCTTTTCAGTGCGTATTTTCACAACCCCCACCTCATCGGTTCCACCAATTTTATTCATCACATCAAGGTAAATCCCCCAACGGATCAAATCCCAGCGGCGGTCGCCTTCCAGTGCAAATTCCATTGCTCTCTCCTCCAGCACTGCAGAGCGGAATCCGCTTTGATTATCGATATTTCCATCTCCAGTGAGTCTACGGGGTGTCGCATTGCTTCTTTCGCGTACCTGATTGAGCTTTGCCAATGCCAATGTACGTGCTGCAGTACTGTTGTCTGCCTCATTGGCTGCCTCTGCATAGATGAGTAACACATCCGCAAATCGAAGGAAATACCACGGGGCATCTGTACGTTCCAGCTTATTGTTGCTCACATCACTATATTTTGTGAGATAAGCCAAAAAGGCCGGTGATTTTTCACTTCGGTATTGTGCGCCGTCATTAAACGGTGCTACCGGCGGTACCCAATTACCCTTATCATCGGTATAACCCTTTGCTTTATTCGTATACTCTTCGTTATTCGGGTAATACGATCCGCCACCCCAGCTGGAATCATCTCCTTGTCTGATCCAGCGGTGAATCACCCCTTTTACCACGCGCAAATCTTTGCTTTCAAACAATTTATACCAGTGATCGCGCATGCCCCACCATAGCCCGGTCTGTATGTTGCCTTGATCATTGAAGGTTCCATTATAACCTTGTGAAAAAGTGACCCCATATTTTTCATCAGCAGACATAGACTGTAAAGTCCATATATGTTCGGTTTTATTTTTATTGGCGCGCGACCAGAGATTATCATAGCTCAGCAAACTATAATTGCCATACTCTCCATTAATGACCTGCAGCGCCTTGTCACGTGCTTTACCAAAATACTCTTTTGCATTAAATCCTTCATAACCGGCAACGACCTTTTTAGAGACCACAAAAGATACAGGATTGGTGTACACCTTTTCACTGCCATTCATGCTGTAAGGCTGCCCTCCTCTTACGGTAACGTTGCCCGATGCCAAAGATCCTGAAGCCATAGTGACATAAACTTTTGCCAATAAGGATGCGGCTGCTCCTGCTGAAGCTCG
The DNA window shown above is from Sphingobacterium thalpophilum and carries:
- a CDS encoding glycoside hydrolase family 5 protein — translated: MKRYVYCILMVTMLLTVACRSAWINPKPNSKTVVARHGQLRVSGTALVDAHADTLALHGVSLGWHNWWPRFYTAETINWLKKDWNVQVVRAAIGVEPDQAYLQNPEAALKQLYAVVDAAIAAGVYVIVDWHAHHLHTQQAKEFFRTVANKYGRYPNVIYEIFNEPMETSWEEIQAYAKEVIPVIRAIDPDNIILVGCPNWDQDIHLVADNPIEGFSNLMYTVHFYAGTHKQFLRDRADYALAKGIPIFVSECAGMNADGDGPIDQKEWTIWKEWMAQHQISWIAWSIADKNESCSMIADQQVPANGWSDKQLKPWGKMVRQDLKTINK
- a CDS encoding glycan-binding surface protein, translated to MKLLNQSILFSILSGCLSIGMISCQKDIVNYNDGYDDQLSSDGPPVIEKVSTAADLNATITNAALTDMIVLQGNNLAELKSIKLNDVAVDLATVYAVRSRITLPIPRIVPTEVNNKITVETAKGITEFPFEVKIPNLVIEGLYNEFVAAGDTAILVGKYLDLYKLDALEGKFLLNNTEIKPLRSVADSVYFIFPSSTADGATLSFSSPLIEVPRQVKFREKGISMLDIKSLSAYVTDGKASGDPAILPGFDRFLRIRQSFGAWSWNGIFWSGFDLNEAAVLANPKDYYVKFEINTKSTASISQGNFILGGDRQETRYNPAENGALNTYGQWKTMRVDLTEFYKDASQGNGTYLKTGWNTFVFSYQPTVDVNDDFSVCNFRIVKK
- a CDS encoding RagB/SusD family nutrient uptake outer membrane protein; the encoded protein is MTTKNYKQYIKYALLASISLAGLSSCEKMLEEKKFDFIDPQDIPDSDEGVNQWVVGTYSKLLDDMFRWNLFPPALEFDCDYMTGPDWSFGTLGAGNFQNNEYTSAMWEKPYAIIHRANLALENIEPMTKASEAAKNNGIGELYFLKAYSYFLLVRAFGEVPIRNASVNSGADLNQPRQPVSKVYEHIIELLTKAEGLLYKNTDSKFQEGRASAGAAASLLAKVYVTMASGSLASGNVTVRGGQPYSMNGSEKVYTNPVSFVVSKKVVAGYEGFNAKEYFGKARDKALQVINGEYGNYSLLSYDNLWSRANKNKTEHIWTLQSMSADEKYGVTFSQGYNGTFNDQGNIQTGLWWGMRDHWYKLFESKDLRVVKGVIHRWIRQGDDSSWGGGSYYPNNEEYTNKAKGYTDDKGNWVPPVAPFNDGAQYRSEKSPAFLAYLTKYSDVSNNKLERTDAPWYFLRFADVLLIYAEAANEADNSTAARTLALAKLNQVRERSNATPRRLTGDGNIDNQSGFRSAVLEERAMEFALEGDRRWDLIRWGIYLDVMNKIGGTDEVGVVKIRTEKHLLYPIPNSEVGVNTTITSNNPGWN